The region GGCAGACGTCGGCAAGCGTGCGAAACACAACAATCGGCTGCGTAATCACAAACGCGCCGCTGTCGGCGCCTCAGCTAAAACGGCTGGCGATGACGGGACATGACGGGCTGGCCAGGGCGATTCGTCCCGCGCACGCCCCGATGGACGGCGACACCCTCTTCGCGCTAAGCACGGCTGAGCCCGAGGGAGCGACCCCAGAGGTAGTTGCGCTGCTGTCCGCGATGACCGCCGATGCGGTGCAATTCGCTATCGTCGATGCTGTTGCCAGCGCCACCGGGCGTGGCGGCGTTGCATCGATGGGCGAACTAGAATAAGCCGAACTTGAGCGAAAAACTTAAGCGAAGAAGGTGAGTGACGGCGATGACCGATTACTTCAGCCGGAATGCCGGATACCGCAGCCCGGGAAGCTCGCCGTATAACGGGGCGATGGGCTCGCCCTCGGGTGGCCAGCTTTCGCGGCGCCAATCGGGGCAGCTGATGCCTCGCGATCGTGATGGCGGAATCGGGTCGGCTTTGGGTACCGCGATAGGCTTCCTCGTCCTCATTTGGGTCGTATTCTTCGTGGACCAGTACGTTTTCTTCGGTGAGCTGCGCAATTTTGGCGTCCAGCCGAGGGACACCTCCACGTGGTGGGGCATCTTCTTTGCGCCTCTGTTGCACGCGAATTTGTCGCACCTGATGGCCAACTCGCTGCCAGGAGCGTTGTTTGCCGGGCTGATTGCGCTGTCGTCTAAACGCCTCTTCTGGCAGGTAACGCTTCTGGTTACGGTTGTCGGAGGCGGTCTTACATGGCTGCTCGGTGGCATCAACACGGTGCACATCGGAGCGTCGGGACTAATTTACGGTTGGCTCGCGTTTCTCATCGTGCGTGGCTTTGTGAACCGGCGAGCGTGGCAGATTCTTCTCGGAATCGTGTTGGCCTCGACCTACTCGGGCCTGATTTGGGGTGTTTTGCCCACGCAGATGGCCGTCAGCTGGCAGATGCACCTGTTTGGCGGACTCGCCGGTATCTGGGCCGCGGTGATGTTTAAGAGGGGCAGGCAGAATTAAAGTGAGGCCAGGAGGCGCCGAAAAATGACCGAAAGTGCAGGCCACGAGGTACCCGATCGTACCGCTCCAATCGGAGTTTTTGACTCTGGGGTCGGCGGGCTGACCGTAGCTCGAGCGATCATGGATCAGCTACCGCACGAGTCGATGATTTACATCGGCGATACCGCGAATGGCCCCTACGGACCCCTGAAGATCGCCCAGGTACGCAAGCACGCGGAAGCCATCGCCGACGATCTTGTCGAACGCGGCTGCAAAATGATTGTGATCGCCTGCAATACCGCCTCGGCAGCCTTCCTGCGGGATGCTCGCGAACGATACCCGGTCCCCGTCGCCGAGGTAATTCTGCCCGCAGTGCGCCGCGCCGTATCGACGACGCGAAACGGCAAGGTGGGGGTCATCGGAACGAGCGCCACGATACGTTCCCGTGCCTATCAGGACCTGTTCGACGCGGTTCCCGGGGTAGATGTTTCGGCCGTGGATTGCCCGCGATTCGTGGACTTCGTCGAGCGGGGAATAACCTCGGGGCGCCAGATCCTGGGACTGACGGAGGGGTATCTGGCTCCTCTTCAGGCGGATGGCGTCGACACCTTGGTACTCGGATGTACCCACTATCCGCTGCTGTCCGGTGTGATTCAGCTGGCGATGGGGGACAACGTGACGCTGGTCTCCTCGGCAGAGGAGACCTCCAAGGACGTCCTTCGAATCCTCACTGAGGCGGATATGTTGGCGGACCCGGAGGAGGACCCGGCGCCGGTGCGGAGTTTCGAGTCCACGGGCGATCCGCAGACGTTTGCTGCGCTCGCACACCGCTTTCTGGGCCCAGGTATTAACCAGGTCACTATGCACGGCAGAGTGTGAGCTTTCTTATTTATCAGTAGCGCTGAACCAGTTTCCCTCTACTTTTTGACTCCGAACGTGGCAAGCTTGAACTATGCGAGTGAAGGTACTGGGATGCACGGGCAGCATGGGAGGCCCGTTGGCGCCAGCGTCTGGCTACTTTGTACAGCTGGATAACGGCAGCTCCTTCGTGATGGACATGGGGCCCGGCGTCCTCGCCGAGCTGCAGAAGATTGCCGACCCGGCCGCCTGTGACCTCGTTCTTTCGCATGTGCACCCTGACCACACGGCAGACATCCCCGGCTTGCTGGTCTGGCGTCGCTTCCATCCCACCGCTCCCGCGAAGTCCAAGAACCTTTTCGTCGGTCCGGACGATATCTGGGAGCGCATCGGTGCCCTCTGTGCGGCCACGGGAGATGAAGGGGACCGCGACTTGTCCGACACCTTCGACAACGTCGTCGCACGCCCCGGCCAACCCCTGATGATCGGCGGTTCCGAAGTAGACGGTGGGGCCGTCGTCACGCCCTATCCGATGGTGCACCCGGTGCCGACCGTGGGCTACCGCGTGGAGGCAGACGGGTTTGTCGTCGCGTACTCGGGAGATACCGCGTGGACCGATGCGCTAGTAGACCTGGCCCGAGATGCCGATGTCTTCATCTGCGAGGCCACATGGTGTAAAAAGACCGACGGCGTGCCTCCGAACATGCACATGTCGGGCTACGAAGCCGGCCAGGCGGCGAGTCTCGCCGGGGTCAAGAAGCTCGTGCTCACCCATATCCCTCCGTATGCGGATGGGCAAGAGGCGCTCGAGGCCGCCCGCACCACCTTCGACGGCGAGATTGAGCTGGCCTACCTGGGCCAGGAGTTCGGCAGCGACTAGCCGTAAACCCTCTGCTCGCGAGTACCCTTGCGCCGGTAGGGTAGTGGGCATGACTGAATTTAATTCCGATTTCCGCCGCGCAGACGGTCGCGCACTCGACGAGATGCGCAAAGTGACCATCACCCGCGGCTTCACCGATAACCCGGCGGGCTCCGTGCTGGTTACTTTCGGCAACACCCGAGTGATGTGTACCGCCTCCGTGGAGCAGTCCGTACCACGCTTCAAGCGCGATTCCGGCGAGGGTTGGCTGACCGCCGAGTACTCGATGCTGCCGGCATCTACTCATGAGCGCATGCCGCGCGAGTCCATGAAGGGCAAGGTCAAGGGCCGCACCCACGAGATTTCCCGCCTAATCGGACGCTCGCTGCGCGCCGCCGTGGATTTGAAGGAACTCGGCGAGAACACCATCAACATCGACTGTGACGTGTTGCAGGCCGATGGTGGTACCCGCACCGCCTCCATCACCGGCGCCTACGTCGCGCTTGCCGACGCCCTGACGTACTTGCACGCAGCCGGCGCCGTGCCGGGAACGCCGCTGAAGGCCCCAGTTGCCGCAGTATCCGTCGGAATTATCGACGGCCGCGTCTGCCTGGACCTCCCCTATGAGGAGGACTCCCGCGCAGAGGTTGACCTGAACGTGGTCATGACCGCCGAGGGCAAGTTCGTCGAGATTCAGGGCACTGGCGAGGAAGGCACCTTCGACCGTGTCCAGCTGAACCAGATGCTCGACTCCGCGGAGAAGGGCCTGCGTGAGCTGATTGCTGTCCAGCAGGAAGTCCTGCGCGCTCCCTACCCGGGGAAGCTGCCGTGAAGCTCCTCGTAGCAAGCCGAAACGCCAAGAAGCTGGCCGAGCTGGACCGAATCCTGCGTGCCGAGGGCATCGAGTCGGTGGAACTGCTCTCGCTCGCCGATGTCGATGAGTACCCTGAGCGCCCCGAGGATGGCCGCACTTTCGCCGATAATGCTTTCATCAAGGCCATCGACGGTGCCGCCTATACCGGTCTTGCATGCTTGGCTGATGATTCGGGTCTGAGCGTCGACGAGCTAAACGGGATGCCGGGTGTGCTCTCCGCGCGTTGGGCCGGCGGGCACGGAGATGATGTCGCAAACTATGAGCTGCTTCTTGCGCAGATCTCTGACACTCCGGATGAGCGTCGCACCGGCGCGTTCCGCTCCACCTGCGCGCTTGTAGTGCCCTCACTTGGCGATGTCGCCGGGGCACAGAAGGCGCTTGCCGACGCAGGTTTCCCGGCGGTCATCGATGATTCCGGTAACCTCCTGCTGGTAGTCGAGGGCCGCTGGCCCGGCACTATTCTGCGTCAGCCGGTAGGGGACAACGGGTTCGGTTACGATCCGATTTTCGCTC is a window of Corynebacterium lactis RW2-5 DNA encoding:
- a CDS encoding rhomboid family intramembrane serine protease, producing the protein MTDYFSRNAGYRSPGSSPYNGAMGSPSGGQLSRRQSGQLMPRDRDGGIGSALGTAIGFLVLIWVVFFVDQYVFFGELRNFGVQPRDTSTWWGIFFAPLLHANLSHLMANSLPGALFAGLIALSSKRLFWQVTLLVTVVGGGLTWLLGGINTVHIGASGLIYGWLAFLIVRGFVNRRAWQILLGIVLASTYSGLIWGVLPTQMAVSWQMHLFGGLAGIWAAVMFKRGRQN
- the murI gene encoding glutamate racemase; the encoded protein is MTESAGHEVPDRTAPIGVFDSGVGGLTVARAIMDQLPHESMIYIGDTANGPYGPLKIAQVRKHAEAIADDLVERGCKMIVIACNTASAAFLRDARERYPVPVAEVILPAVRRAVSTTRNGKVGVIGTSATIRSRAYQDLFDAVPGVDVSAVDCPRFVDFVERGITSGRQILGLTEGYLAPLQADGVDTLVLGCTHYPLLSGVIQLAMGDNVTLVSSAEETSKDVLRILTEADMLADPEEDPAPVRSFESTGDPQTFAALAHRFLGPGINQVTMHGRV
- a CDS encoding MBL fold metallo-hydrolase, with product MRVKVLGCTGSMGGPLAPASGYFVQLDNGSSFVMDMGPGVLAELQKIADPAACDLVLSHVHPDHTADIPGLLVWRRFHPTAPAKSKNLFVGPDDIWERIGALCAATGDEGDRDLSDTFDNVVARPGQPLMIGGSEVDGGAVVTPYPMVHPVPTVGYRVEADGFVVAYSGDTAWTDALVDLARDADVFICEATWCKKTDGVPPNMHMSGYEAGQAASLAGVKKLVLTHIPPYADGQEALEAARTTFDGEIELAYLGQEFGSD
- the rph gene encoding ribonuclease PH; this encodes MTEFNSDFRRADGRALDEMRKVTITRGFTDNPAGSVLVTFGNTRVMCTASVEQSVPRFKRDSGEGWLTAEYSMLPASTHERMPRESMKGKVKGRTHEISRLIGRSLRAAVDLKELGENTINIDCDVLQADGGTRTASITGAYVALADALTYLHAAGAVPGTPLKAPVAAVSVGIIDGRVCLDLPYEEDSRAEVDLNVVMTAEGKFVEIQGTGEEGTFDRVQLNQMLDSAEKGLRELIAVQQEVLRAPYPGKLP
- a CDS encoding non-canonical purine NTP pyrophosphatase encodes the protein MKLLVASRNAKKLAELDRILRAEGIESVELLSLADVDEYPERPEDGRTFADNAFIKAIDGAAYTGLACLADDSGLSVDELNGMPGVLSARWAGGHGDDVANYELLLAQISDTPDERRTGAFRSTCALVVPSLGDVAGAQKALADAGFPAVIDDSGNLLLVVEGRWPGTILRQPVGDNGFGYDPIFAPLPEEGGSDDGTLSAAQLSAEAKDEYSHRGRALRALAPALKILAELA